A part of Primulina eburnea isolate SZY01 chromosome 10, ASM2296580v1, whole genome shotgun sequence genomic DNA contains:
- the LOC140803578 gene encoding uncharacterized protein, with protein sequence MSGGGDNGDVKWSEKMMEEDIVRTVDSLRGRLLAERMVSRNAKDEAEQLGNKLIQLETMLKQEAKSRDKAERKLRFLIKKLESMNLLYVSDESEQSILVDRSDISSESSLASSSAKEIQEKGENQESVEHFKSPRGSENMDKNGSNGQETEMESDQIPMSAKVSEDLLLNSAENSSNMDKQGTESSTDEGLNQEDYQDSEDNVDNSMALILIDTPQKSQTIDPEVLDATVKEVLDALRNAKEQLQSSMEKRRCINAVTVG encoded by the exons ATGTCAGGAGGAGGAGACAATGGTGATGTGAAATGgag tgAGAAAATGATGGAAGAAGACATTGTGAGAACAGTGGATTCTTTAAGGGGAAGATTGCTTGCAGAGAGAATGGTCTCAAGAAATGCTAAAGATGAGGCTGAGCAATTAGGGAACAAG CTGATTCAACTGGAAACCATGCTAAAACAAGAGGCGAAATCAAGAGACAAGGCCGAGAGGAAACTGAGATTCTTGATCAAGAAGCTCGAATCCATGAATTTATTATACGTTTCTGATGAATCGGAGCAGTCCATTTTAGTGGACAGAAGCGACATTTCCTCTGAGTCGTCATTAGCTTCTTCAAGCGccaaagaaattcaagaaaaggGTGAAAATCAAGAATCGGTGGAGCATTTCAAGTCTCCTAGAGGATCAGAAAATATGGACAAAAATGGTTCAAATGGGCAGGAAACTGAAATGGAGTCGGATCAAATACCAATGTCCGCGAAAGTTTCAGAGGATCTTTTGCTAAATTCGGCAGAAAATTCTTCAAATATGGATAAGCAGGG TACAGAATCATCGACTGATGAAGGACTTAACCAAGAAGATTATCAAGATTCAGAGGATAATGTGGATAATTCGATGGCGTTGATTCTAATCGATACGCCGCAGAAGAGTCAAACTATCGATCCAGAAGTTCTTGATGCTACTGTGAAAGAGGTCCTCGATGCTCTAAGGAATGCTAAAGAACAACTTCAAAGCTCAATGGAGAAACGACGATGTATCAACGCGGTTACAGTAGGCTAG